A single window of Thermodesulfobacteriota bacterium DNA harbors:
- the gmk gene encoding guanylate kinase, with product MMTIFQQPDKNASGQSGPHRRGRLFIVSAPSAAGKTTLCAGLLERLPDMVRSVSYTTRAPRPGEQNGVDYYFIDEKQFRAGIDTNRWVEWARVHGNYYGTAADAIEEKLSAGIDMVLNIDVQGADQIHARYPDSVRIFILPPSLEELRRRLETRGGDDPAAMDVRMAAAQQEMARRHDFDHVIVNDDLDTAIDQLIAVVAGYRSS from the coding sequence ATGATGACCATTTTTCAGCAGCCAGACAAAAACGCATCAGGACAATCCGGCCCTCACCGGCGGGGGAGGCTGTTTATCGTTTCGGCCCCTTCGGCTGCCGGTAAAACCACCCTCTGCGCCGGTCTGCTGGAGCGGCTGCCGGATATGGTCCGTTCCGTGTCCTATACCACCCGCGCACCCCGGCCGGGAGAACAAAACGGCGTTGATTATTATTTTATTGACGAAAAACAGTTCCGGGCCGGGATCGATACCAATCGATGGGTGGAGTGGGCCCGGGTCCACGGCAATTATTACGGAACCGCCGCGGACGCCATCGAGGAGAAGCTGTCGGCCGGAATCGACATGGTGCTGAACATCGATGTCCAGGGCGCCGACCAGATCCATGCCCGCTATCCCGACAGCGTCCGGATTTTCATTCTGCCGCCTTCCCTGGAGGAACTGCGGCGGCGGTTGGAGACACGAGGCGGTGATGACCCCGCGGCCATGGACGTGCGTATGGCGGCCGCCCAGCAGGAAATGGCCCGGCGCCATGATTTTGACCATGTCATCGTCAATGATGACCTGGACACGGCCATCGATCAGTTGATCGCCGTTGTCGCCGGTTACC